A window of the Bacteroides thetaiotaomicron VPI-5482 genome harbors these coding sequences:
- a CDS encoding efflux RND transporter periplasmic adaptor subunit: MSKKVCKMKQGLLLLGCLVAAAGCKQAPPTQMETGYEVMTVSPTDRMISSAYSATIRGRQDIDIYPQVGGTLTKVSVTEGQRVKSGQTLFIIDQVPYEAALQTAVANVESAKASLATAQLTYDSKEELYKENVVSAFDLSTAKNSLLAAKAQLAQAKAQEVSARNNLSYTVVKSPADGVVGTLPYRVGALVSSSIPEPLTTVSDNSDMYVYFSMTENQLLGLIRQYGSKDEALKSMPAIDLQLNDKSAYPEQGQIESISGVIDRSTGTVSLRAVFPNKDGLLHSGGAGNVVIPVQKTGALVIPQGATFEIQDKRYVYKVVDGKAQSSQVQVTRVNGGREFIVDEGLSPGDVIVAEGVGLLREGTPIKAKTAQASTTTTEN; encoded by the coding sequence ATGAGTAAAAAGGTATGTAAAATGAAGCAAGGGCTATTATTGCTCGGCTGTCTGGTTGCTGCTGCAGGTTGTAAGCAAGCTCCACCCACACAAATGGAAACAGGATATGAAGTTATGACCGTCTCTCCGACCGACCGGATGATTTCGAGTGCCTATTCGGCGACTATCCGCGGACGTCAGGACATCGATATTTATCCACAGGTAGGCGGTACGCTGACAAAAGTCAGTGTCACCGAAGGACAGCGGGTGAAGAGCGGACAGACGCTGTTCATCATCGACCAAGTGCCGTATGAGGCAGCCCTGCAGACGGCAGTGGCGAATGTAGAGTCAGCCAAAGCGTCTCTGGCGACGGCACAGCTGACTTACGACAGCAAAGAGGAACTGTATAAGGAGAATGTAGTTTCCGCTTTCGATCTGAGTACGGCAAAAAATTCTCTTCTGGCTGCCAAAGCGCAACTGGCGCAGGCCAAGGCACAAGAAGTGAGCGCCCGTAATAACCTTTCTTATACGGTAGTGAAGAGTCCGGCAGACGGAGTGGTAGGTACATTGCCTTATCGCGTAGGTGCGTTGGTAAGTTCCAGTATCCCCGAACCGCTGACCACCGTTTCCGACAATTCGGATATGTACGTTTACTTCTCGATGACGGAAAACCAGTTGCTGGGATTGATTCGCCAGTATGGCTCTAAAGACGAGGCGCTGAAAAGTATGCCCGCCATCGATTTGCAGCTGAACGATAAATCGGCTTATCCCGAACAGGGACAGATCGAGTCTATCAGCGGAGTCATTGACCGTTCGACGGGTACTGTCAGCCTGCGTGCCGTTTTCCCTAATAAGGACGGATTGCTGCACAGCGGCGGTGCGGGTAACGTAGTGATTCCGGTACAGAAAACGGGAGCTTTGGTGATCCCGCAGGGAGCTACTTTCGAAATACAGGATAAGAGATATGTATATAAGGTAGTAGACGGCAAAGCGCAGTCCAGTCAGGTGCAGGTGACCCGTGTGAACGGCGGCCGCGAATTTATCGTGGATGAAGGACTGTCTCCGGGCGATGTGATTGTGGCGGAAGGCGTAGGATTGCTTCGTGAAGGTACTCCGATTAAGGCAAAGACTGCCCAGGCATCTACGACAACTACTGAAAATTAA
- a CDS encoding helix-turn-helix domain-containing protein, which translates to MIQRNSTLAVLRESFVAGSDENLSPIMHHLWKMEGGAIYFCRSGWAHVTIDLKEYEIVKNTQVVLLPGSIIRINGSSSDFTASFFGFPKDMFREACLRLEPTFFRFMKEKPCYVLPDKDTGAINGLIQATTAIYNDRENRFRNQIAKNHLQSFMLDIYDKCYRYFDKQEIEGGSRQDEIFKKFVALVHENCISQREVNFYANELCISTKYLTGICRSVTGDSAKKIIDDFAILEIKVLLQSTELTMQDIADRLGFPDQSYLGRYFKRHEGMSPREYQNRYVI; encoded by the coding sequence ATGATACAGAGAAACTCTACCCTTGCCGTTCTCCGGGAATCATTCGTTGCCGGAAGCGATGAGAATTTGTCACCTATCATGCATCACCTCTGGAAAATGGAAGGGGGTGCCATCTATTTCTGCCGCAGTGGATGGGCACACGTCACCATCGATCTGAAAGAGTACGAAATCGTCAAAAACACTCAGGTGGTACTGCTCCCGGGAAGCATTATCCGCATCAACGGAAGCAGCAGTGACTTCACAGCCTCCTTTTTCGGATTTCCAAAGGATATGTTTCGGGAAGCCTGCCTGCGGTTAGAACCGACCTTCTTCCGTTTTATGAAGGAAAAACCATGCTATGTACTTCCCGATAAGGATACCGGAGCAATCAACGGATTGATACAGGCGACAACTGCTATTTATAATGATCGCGAGAACCGCTTCCGCAATCAGATAGCCAAGAATCATCTCCAGTCTTTCATGCTGGACATTTACGATAAATGCTACCGCTACTTCGACAAACAGGAAATAGAAGGGGGAAGCCGACAGGACGAAATCTTCAAGAAGTTTGTCGCATTAGTACACGAAAACTGCATTTCACAACGGGAAGTTAACTTCTACGCCAACGAACTTTGTATTTCGACCAAATATCTGACAGGTATCTGCCGCAGTGTGACCGGAGATTCCGCAAAGAAGATCATTGATGATTTCGCCATTCTCGAAATCAAAGTACTGCTCCAGTCCACGGAGCTGACAATGCAGGATATAGCCGACCGGCTCGGTTTCCCGGACCAGTCGTATTTAGGAAGATATTTCAAACGGCATGAAGGAATGTCGCCCAGAGAATATCAAAACAGATATGTTATATAG
- a CDS encoding NADP-dependent malic enzyme, with protein sequence MAKITKEAALLYHSQGKPGKIEVVPTKPYSTQTDLSLAYSPGVAEPCLEIEKNPQDAYKYTAKGNLVAVISNGTAVLGLGDIGALSGKPVMEGKGLLFKIYAGIDVFDIEVDEKDPEKFIAAVKAIAPTFGGINLEDIKAPECFEIERRLKEELDIPVMHDDQHGTAIISSAGLVNALQVAGKKIEDVKIVVNGAGASAVSCTKLYVSLGARLENIVMLDSKGVISKTRTDLNEQKRYFATDRTDIHTLEEAIKGADVFLGLSKGNVLSQDMVRSMAPMPIVFALANPTPEISYEDAMSARPDVLMATGRSDYPNQINNVIGFPYIFRGALDTQAKAINEEMKIAAVHAIANLAKQPVPDVVNTAYHVNNLSFGPEYFIPKPVDPRLITEVSCAVAKAAMESGVARTEIKDWDAYCVHLRELMGYESKLTRQLYDTARRNPQRVVFAEGIHPNMLKAAVEAKAEGICHPILLGNDEAIGKLAEELDLSLEGIEIVNLRHPDESERRERYSRILAEKRAREGFTYEEANDKMFERNYFGMMMVETGDADAFITGLYTRYSNTIKVAKEVIGIQPGFNHFGTMHILNSKKGTYFLADTLINRHPDTETLIDIAKLADKTVRFFNHTPVISMLSYSNFGADTSGSPVKVHGAVNYMQKEYPELAIDGEMQVNFAMNRELRDAKYPFTRLKGKDVNTLIFPNLSSANAGYKLLQAMDPDTEFIGPIQMGLNKPIHFTDFESSVRDIVNITAVAVIDAIVVKKKNESR encoded by the coding sequence ATGGCTAAAATAACCAAAGAAGCCGCTTTGCTCTACCATTCGCAGGGCAAACCCGGTAAGATCGAGGTAGTTCCTACCAAACCTTACAGTACTCAAACTGATTTATCACTTGCATACTCTCCCGGTGTGGCAGAGCCTTGCCTCGAAATAGAGAAGAATCCGCAGGACGCTTACAAATACACAGCCAAAGGCAACCTGGTAGCTGTTATTTCTAACGGTACAGCCGTACTCGGACTGGGTGACATAGGCGCACTGAGCGGCAAACCGGTGATGGAAGGCAAAGGTCTGCTTTTCAAAATCTACGCAGGTATCGACGTATTCGACATCGAAGTGGACGAGAAAGACCCGGAGAAATTCATCGCTGCCGTAAAAGCAATCGCTCCTACTTTCGGCGGTATCAATCTGGAAGACATCAAAGCTCCCGAATGTTTCGAAATCGAACGCCGTCTGAAAGAAGAGCTTGACATCCCTGTGATGCACGATGACCAGCACGGAACCGCTATCATCTCCAGCGCCGGACTGGTAAATGCCCTGCAAGTGGCCGGAAAGAAAATCGAGGATGTGAAAATCGTCGTAAACGGTGCCGGAGCATCTGCCGTATCTTGTACCAAATTATATGTATCACTGGGGGCACGCCTCGAAAATATCGTCATGCTGGACAGCAAAGGCGTTATCAGCAAGACACGTACCGACCTCAACGAACAGAAAAGATATTTTGCCACCGACCGCACGGATATCCACACACTGGAAGAAGCGATCAAAGGCGCCGACGTATTCCTCGGCTTGTCCAAAGGTAACGTACTGAGTCAGGACATGGTGCGCAGCATGGCTCCCATGCCGATCGTATTCGCACTGGCAAACCCGACACCGGAAATCTCTTACGAAGATGCAATGAGCGCCCGCCCCGACGTACTGATGGCAACCGGACGTTCCGACTATCCGAACCAGATCAACAACGTAATCGGCTTCCCGTACATCTTCCGCGGCGCACTCGATACACAGGCCAAAGCGATCAACGAAGAAATGAAAATCGCAGCAGTACACGCTATCGCCAATCTGGCAAAACAGCCTGTACCTGATGTAGTGAACACAGCATACCACGTCAACAACCTCTCTTTCGGTCCGGAATACTTCATCCCGAAACCGGTAGACCCGCGCCTCATCACTGAAGTTTCCTGTGCCGTAGCCAAAGCAGCCATGGAAAGCGGAGTGGCACGCACGGAAATCAAAGACTGGGACGCTTACTGCGTTCATCTGCGCGAACTGATGGGATACGAATCCAAACTGACCCGCCAGCTTTATGACACCGCCCGCCGCAACCCGCAACGTGTCGTATTCGCCGAAGGCATCCATCCCAACATGCTGAAAGCCGCCGTCGAAGCAAAAGCCGAAGGCATCTGCCATCCTATCTTATTAGGAAACGACGAAGCAATCGGCAAACTGGCCGAAGAACTCGACCTGAGCCTGGAAGGCATCGAAATCGTCAATCTCCGCCATCCGGACGAGTCGGAACGCCGCGAACGCTACTCACGCATCCTTGCCGAAAAACGTGCCCGCGAAGGCTTTACCTACGAAGAAGCCAACGACAAGATGTTCGAACGCAACTACTTCGGTATGATGATGGTAGAAACCGGAGATGCAGACGCATTTATCACCGGACTCTACACAAGATACAGCAACACCATCAAAGTTGCCAAAGAAGTAATCGGCATCCAGCCCGGATTCAACCATTTCGGAACGATGCACATTCTTAATTCAAAGAAGGGTACCTACTTCCTGGCAGATACGCTGATCAACCGTCATCCGGATACGGAAACTCTGATTGACATCGCCAAACTGGCTGACAAGACAGTCCGTTTCTTCAACCATACACCGGTCATCTCGATGTTGTCGTACTCCAACTTCGGCGCCGATACCTCCGGCAGCCCTGTCAAAGTGCACGGAGCAGTGAACTATATGCAGAAGGAATATCCGGAACTCGCCATCGACGGTGAAATGCAGGTGAACTTTGCCATGAACCGCGAACTGCGTGACGCCAAGTATCCGTTCACCCGCCTGAAAGGTAAAGACGTGAATACGCTGATCTTCCCGAACCTGAGCTCCGCCAACGCAGGATACAAACTGCTGCAGGCAATGGACCCCGATACGGAATTTATCGGCCCTATCCAGATGGGATTGAACAAGCCTATCCATTTCACTGACTTTGAAAGTTCTGTCCGCGACATCGTGAACATCACAGCCGTAGCCGTGATCGACGCCATCGTAGTGAAGAAGAAAAACGAAAGCCGATGA
- a CDS encoding NADP-specific glutamate dehydrogenase: protein MNAAKVLDDLKRRFPNEPEYHQAVEEVLSTIEEEYNKHPEFDKANLIERLCIPDRVFQFRVTWMDDKGNIQTNMGYRVQHNNAIGPYKGGIRFHASVNLSILKFLAFEQTFKNSLTTLPMGGGKGGSDFSPRGKSNAEVMRFVQAFMLELWRHIGPETDVPAGDIGVGGREVGFMFGMYKKLAHEFTGTFTGKGREFGGSLIRPEATGYGNIYFLMEMLKTKGTDLKGKVCLVSGSGNVAQYTIEKVIELGGKVVTCSDSDGYIYDPDGIDREKLDYIMELKNLYRGRIREYAEKYGCKYVEGAKPWGEKCDIALPSATQNELNGDHARQLVANGCIAVSEGANMPSTPEAVRVFQDAKILYAPGKAANAGGVSVSGLEMTQNSIKLSWSAEEVDEKLKSIMKNIHEACVQYGTEADGYVNYVKGANVAGFMKVAKAMMAQGIV, encoded by the coding sequence ATGAATGCAGCAAAGGTATTAGACGATCTGAAAAGACGGTTCCCCAACGAACCGGAGTATCATCAGGCAGTAGAAGAAGTACTTTCTACTATTGAAGAAGAATACAACAAACACCCGGAGTTTGACAAAGCAAACTTAATCGAACGCTTGTGTATTCCTGATAGAGTATTTCAGTTCCGTGTAACTTGGATGGACGACAAAGGTAATATTCAGACAAACATGGGTTACCGTGTTCAGCACAACAACGCTATCGGCCCGTACAAAGGCGGTATCCGTTTCCACGCATCTGTAAACCTTTCCATCCTGAAATTCCTTGCCTTTGAGCAGACATTCAAAAACTCACTGACTACGCTGCCTATGGGTGGTGGTAAGGGTGGTTCCGACTTCTCTCCACGTGGTAAGTCAAACGCTGAAGTAATGCGTTTCGTACAGGCATTCATGCTGGAACTGTGGCGTCACATCGGTCCCGAAACTGACGTACCTGCAGGTGATATCGGTGTAGGTGGCCGCGAAGTAGGTTTCATGTTCGGTATGTACAAGAAGCTGGCTCACGAATTTACCGGCACATTCACTGGTAAAGGCCGCGAATTCGGTGGTTCACTGATTCGTCCGGAAGCTACCGGTTACGGTAACATCTACTTCCTGATGGAAATGCTGAAAACCAAAGGTACTGACCTGAAAGGTAAAGTTTGTCTTGTTTCCGGTTCGGGTAACGTAGCTCAATATACAATCGAAAAAGTAATCGAACTGGGTGGTAAAGTAGTTACTTGCTCCGACTCTGACGGTTACATCTACGATCCGGACGGTATCGACCGCGAAAAGCTGGATTACATCATGGAACTGAAGAACCTGTACCGTGGCCGTATCCGCGAATACGCAGAGAAATATGGTTGCAAATATGTAGAAGGAGCTAAGCCTTGGGGTGAAAAATGCGATATCGCACTGCCTTCTGCCACTCAGAACGAATTGAACGGCGACCACGCCCGTCAGTTGGTAGCAAACGGCTGTATAGCTGTATCTGAGGGTGCAAATATGCCTTCTACTCCGGAAGCTGTCCGTGTATTCCAAGACGCTAAGATTCTGTACGCTCCGGGTAAAGCAGCTAATGCAGGTGGTGTATCAGTATCAGGTCTTGAAATGACTCAGAACTCCATCAAGTTGAGCTGGAGCGCTGAAGAAGTAGACGAAAAGCTGAAGAGCATCATGAAGAATATCCACGAAGCTTGCGTTCAGTATGGTACTGAAGCCGACGGATATGTAAACTATGTAAAAGGTGCTAACGTAGCCGGATTTATGAAGGTTGCCAAAGCTATGATGGCTCAGGGTATCGTATAA
- a CDS encoding catalase, with amino-acid sequence MEEKKLTAANGRPIADNQNSQTAGQRGPVMLQDPWLIEKLAHFDREVIPERRMHAKGSGAFGTFTVTHDITKYTRAAIFSEVGKQTECFVRFSTVAGERGAADAERDIRGFAMKFYTEEGNWDLVGNNTPVFFLRDPLKFPDLNHAIKRDPKTNMRSPNSNWDFWTLLPEALHQVTITMSPRGIPYSYRHMHGFGSHTYSFINADNQRIWVKFHLRTLQGIKNLTDQEAEAIIAKDRESHQRDLFESIEKGDYPKWLFQIQLMTEEEADHYRINPFDLTKVWPHKDFPLQDVGILELNRNPENYFAEVEQAAFNPINTVDGIGFSPDKMLQGRLFSYGDAQRYRLGVNSEQIPVNKPRCPFHAYHRDGAMRVDGNYGATKGYEPNSYGEWKDSPHMKEPPLKASGNGEIYNYNEREYDDDYYSQPGDLFRLMPADEQQLLFENTARAMGDSELFIKQRHTRNCYKADPAYGAGVAKALGIDLQEALKE; translated from the coding sequence ATGGAAGAAAAAAAACTAACTGCCGCGAACGGTCGTCCCATTGCCGACAATCAGAATTCGCAAACCGCAGGTCAACGCGGACCTGTCATGTTACAAGATCCATGGCTTATTGAAAAACTGGCTCATTTTGACCGTGAAGTGATTCCGGAAAGACGTATGCACGCCAAAGGTTCGGGAGCTTTCGGTACATTTACCGTCACTCACGACATTACGAAGTACACCCGTGCAGCTATTTTCAGCGAAGTCGGAAAGCAAACTGAGTGTTTCGTCCGTTTCTCTACCGTAGCCGGAGAGCGTGGGGCGGCAGATGCCGAACGTGATATCCGCGGTTTTGCCATGAAATTCTACACCGAAGAGGGCAACTGGGATTTAGTCGGAAACAACACTCCTGTCTTTTTCTTACGTGATCCGCTTAAATTTCCGGATTTGAATCATGCCATCAAGCGCGACCCGAAAACGAACATGCGCAGCCCTAACAGCAACTGGGACTTCTGGACACTTCTGCCCGAAGCGCTTCATCAGGTGACAATCACTATGAGCCCTCGCGGCATTCCTTACTCCTATCGCCATATGCACGGATTCGGAAGCCACACCTATAGTTTTATCAATGCGGACAACCAGCGTATCTGGGTGAAATTCCACCTGCGCACCTTGCAGGGAATCAAAAACCTGACAGATCAGGAAGCGGAAGCGATCATCGCCAAAGACCGCGAATCTCATCAACGCGACCTTTTTGAAAGCATCGAAAAGGGAGATTACCCGAAATGGTTATTCCAGATTCAGTTAATGACGGAAGAGGAAGCAGACCATTACCGCATCAACCCGTTCGACCTGACCAAAGTATGGCCGCACAAAGACTTCCCGCTACAAGACGTCGGAATCCTTGAACTGAACCGTAATCCGGAAAACTATTTCGCAGAAGTAGAACAAGCTGCTTTCAACCCGATCAATACCGTAGACGGCATCGGATTCTCACCGGACAAGATGTTACAGGGACGTCTGTTCTCTTACGGCGATGCACAGCGTTATCGTCTCGGAGTGAACTCCGAACAGATTCCGGTGAATAAACCCCGTTGCCCGTTCCATGCTTACCACCGTGACGGAGCCATGCGTGTAGACGGCAACTACGGTGCAACCAAAGGCTACGAACCCAACAGCTACGGAGAATGGAAAGACTCTCCTCACATGAAAGAACCGCCTCTCAAAGCATCCGGCAACGGAGAGATATACAATTATAATGAACGCGAATACGATGATGATTACTACAGCCAGCCGGGCGATCTGTTCCGACTGATGCCGGCAGACGAGCAGCAACTTCTGTTTGAAAACACGGCACGTGCTATGGGAGACTCCGAATTATTCATCAAACAGCGTCACACCCGCAACTGCTACAAAGCAGACCCCGCATACGGTGCCGGAGTCGCCAAAGCATTGGGCATTGATCTGCAAGAAGCATTGAAAGAATAA
- a CDS encoding PEP/pyruvate-binding domain-containing protein, translating to MLSKYKLNQLYFKDTQFANLMTRRIFNVLLIANPYDAFMLEDDGRIDEKIFNEYTSLSLRYPPRFSQVSTEEEALTQLENMSFDLVICMPSTGDNDSFDIGRHIKEKYEHIPIVILTPFSHGITKRIINEDLSAFEYVFCWLGNTDLLVSIIKLMEDKMNLEHDVQEVGVQMILLVEDGIRFYSSILPNLYKFVLKQSQEFSTEALNAHQRTLRMRGRPKIVLARTYQEAMEIYRKYQNNILGVITDVRFPKVERGEKDGLAGIKLCAAIRKNDPFVPLIIQSSESENSSYAAKYGASFIDKNSKKMDVDLRRIVSDNFGFGDFVFRNPETGEEIARVRNLKELQNILFAVPAESFLYHISRNHVSRWLYSRAMFPVAEFLKPITWTSLQDVDAHRRIIFEAIVKYRKMKNQGVVAVFKRDRFDRYSNFARIGDGSLGGKGRGLAFIDNMVKRYPEFEEFENARVAIPKTVVLCTDVFDEFMETNNLYQIALSDADDDTILRYFLKAKLPDRLVEDFFTFFDVVKSPIAIRSSSLLEDSHYQPFAGIYNTYMIPYLDDRYEMLRMLSDAIKGVYASVYFRDSKAYMQATSNVIDQEKMAVILQEVVGNQYGDRYYPSMSGVARSLNYYPLGDEKAEEGTVNLALGLGKYIVDGGMTLRFSPYHPNQVLQTSEMEIALKETQTRFYALDLKNAGHDFSIDDGFNLLKLHVKEAESDGSLRYIASTYDPYDQVIRDGLYPGGRKVITFANILQHDVFPLARILQLVLKYGEQEMRRPVEIEFAATLSREQDKTGTFYLLQIRPIVDSKEMLDEDLTLIPDEDVVLRSNNSLGHGVMNEIYDIVYVKTDGYSASNNQAIAWEIEKMNLQFLNAGRNYVLVGPGRWGSSDTWLGIPVKWPHISAARVIVEAGLTNYRVDPSQGTHFFQNLTSFGVGYFTINAFMNDGVYNQDFLNAQPAVEETKFLRHVRFEKPMVVKMDGKKKLGVVLMPGID from the coding sequence ATGCTCAGCAAGTATAAATTAAACCAGCTTTACTTCAAAGATACGCAATTCGCCAATTTGATGACACGGCGGATTTTCAATGTTCTGTTGATTGCCAACCCGTATGACGCTTTCATGCTGGAAGATGACGGACGCATTGATGAAAAGATATTTAATGAATATACATCCTTGTCACTTCGTTATCCGCCTCGTTTCTCACAGGTTTCTACGGAAGAGGAAGCATTGACGCAGTTGGAGAATATGTCATTCGATCTGGTGATCTGTATGCCGAGTACGGGAGACAATGACAGTTTTGATATCGGGCGGCACATCAAAGAGAAATACGAACATATTCCGATCGTTATCCTGACTCCTTTCAGTCACGGTATTACAAAGCGGATTATCAACGAAGACCTGAGCGCATTTGAATACGTATTCTGCTGGCTGGGCAATACCGACCTGTTGGTTTCTATTATCAAACTGATGGAAGATAAGATGAACCTCGAACATGATGTGCAGGAAGTAGGCGTGCAGATGATACTTTTGGTGGAAGATGGCATCCGGTTCTATTCTTCCATTCTTCCCAACCTGTATAAATTCGTGTTGAAGCAGAGCCAGGAATTTTCTACCGAAGCTCTGAATGCGCACCAGCGCACGCTTCGTATGCGTGGGCGTCCTAAAATCGTTTTGGCGCGTACGTATCAGGAAGCGATGGAAATCTATCGCAAATACCAGAATAATATATTAGGAGTCATTACCGACGTCCGTTTCCCGAAAGTGGAACGGGGCGAGAAAGACGGTCTGGCAGGTATCAAGCTTTGTGCCGCCATACGCAAAAACGATCCGTTCGTACCGTTGATTATCCAATCCTCCGAATCGGAAAACTCTTCGTATGCCGCCAAATACGGTGCCAGCTTTATCGATAAGAATTCTAAAAAGATGGACGTTGACCTGCGGCGCATCGTTTCCGATAACTTCGGGTTCGGTGACTTTGTGTTCCGCAATCCGGAGACCGGAGAAGAGATTGCCCGTGTGCGGAACCTGAAAGAGCTGCAGAATATCCTGTTTGCCGTGCCTGCCGAGTCCTTCTTGTATCATATCAGCCGGAATCACGTTTCGCGCTGGCTCTATTCGCGTGCCATGTTTCCGGTAGCCGAGTTTCTGAAGCCGATCACGTGGACCAGTCTTCAGGACGTAGATGCACACCGCCGGATTATCTTCGAGGCGATCGTGAAGTACCGGAAGATGAAAAATCAGGGAGTGGTTGCCGTCTTCAAACGTGACCGTTTCGACCGTTACTCCAACTTTGCCCGTATCGGCGACGGTTCGCTGGGAGGAAAAGGCCGTGGCCTTGCCTTCATTGATAATATGGTGAAGCGTTATCCCGAATTTGAAGAGTTCGAAAATGCACGGGTGGCAATTCCTAAGACAGTGGTACTGTGTACCGATGTCTTCGACGAGTTTATGGAGACCAATAATCTTTATCAAATCGCTCTATCGGATGCCGACGATGATACGATTCTACGATATTTCCTGAAGGCGAAACTGCCCGACCGGTTGGTAGAGGACTTCTTCACCTTCTTCGATGTGGTGAAATCCCCGATTGCCATCCGTTCATCCTCTTTGTTGGAAGATTCTCATTATCAGCCGTTTGCTGGAATATACAATACGTATATGATTCCTTATCTGGACGACCGTTACGAAATGCTCCGTATGCTTTCCGATGCGATCAAAGGAGTCTATGCGTCGGTTTACTTCAGAGACAGTAAAGCCTATATGCAGGCTACATCGAACGTGATCGACCAGGAAAAGATGGCAGTCATCTTGCAGGAAGTTGTGGGAAATCAATACGGAGACCGTTACTACCCGTCTATGTCCGGCGTGGCACGTTCGCTCAATTATTATCCCTTGGGAGATGAAAAAGCCGAAGAAGGCACGGTGAACCTGGCTCTTGGATTAGGAAAATATATTGTAGACGGAGGTATGACGCTCCGTTTCTCTCCTTATCACCCGAATCAAGTGTTGCAAACCAGTGAAATGGAAATAGCCCTGAAAGAAACACAGACCCGTTTCTACGCATTGGACTTGAAAAACGCAGGGCATGATTTCTCTATCGACGACGGCTTTAACCTGTTGAAACTTCATGTGAAGGAAGCCGAAAGTGACGGTTCGTTACGCTATATCGCTTCTACTTACGATCCGTATGATCAGGTGATCCGTGACGGTTTGTATCCCGGTGGACGCAAGGTAATCACGTTTGCCAATATCCTTCAACACGATGTATTCCCGCTGGCACGCATCCTGCAACTGGTTTTGAAGTACGGTGAACAGGAAATGCGGCGCCCGGTGGAGATTGAGTTTGCCGCGACCTTGAGCCGTGAACAAGATAAGACGGGTACATTCTACCTGTTGCAAATCCGCCCGATTGTGGACAGCAAAGAAATGCTGGACGAAGACTTGACGCTGATACCGGATGAAGACGTGGTGCTCCGTTCCAATAACTCATTGGGGCATGGCGTCATGAACGAAATTTATGATATCGTCTACGTCAAGACGGATGGATACAGTGCTTCGAACAATCAGGCCATTGCCTGGGAAATAGAGAAAATGAACCTGCAATTCCTCAATGCAGGAAGGAATTATGTGCTCGTAGGTCCGGGACGTTGGGGCAGCAGTGATACATGGCTGGGCATTCCGGTGAAGTGGCCGCATATCTCCGCCGCCCGTGTGATAGTGGAGGCCGGACTGACCAATTATCGTGTAGACCCGAGTCAGGGAACTCACTTCTTCCAGAACCTCACTTCGTTCGGCGTAGGCTATTTTACGATCAATGCCTTTATGAATGACGGAGTCTACAATCAGGATTTCCTCAACGCCCAACCTGCGGTGGAAGAAACGAAATTCCTGCGTCATGTCCGCTTTGAAAAGCCGATGGTAGTCAAGATGGATGGTAAGAAGAAGCTCGGTGTTGTTCTGATGCCGGGGATTGACTGA